A window of Nitrospirota bacterium contains these coding sequences:
- a CDS encoding DUF433 domain-containing protein, whose amino-acid sequence MRAKSLGRYIIADPKICHGKPVFRGTRILVADILEQVASGMVWEAIIDEWRGVLTKEAIAEAVRIAREMLVTHASELVTEIA is encoded by the coding sequence ATGAGAGCCAAAAGTTTAGGTCGGTATATTATCGCTGACCCTAAGATTTGTCATGGCAAACCTGTTTTTCGCGGCACTCGCATTCTGGTTGCCGATATATTGGAACAGGTGGCAAGCGGTATGGTCTGGGAAGCGATTATTGATGAATGGCGCGGCGTATTAACAAAAGAGGCAATAGCAGAAGCAGTTCGTATCGCCCGTGAAATGTTAGTCACTCATGCTTCAGAGTTGGTAACAGAAATAGCCTGA
- a CDS encoding DUF1566 domain-containing protein, with product MILFSVTLILVFVSVACEAGKKGTNIEGKVVDIYGNPLSGVKVVAIQEETLKGYEKFETKTKGDGTFVFKGLYPKSTYYLLPEGGQCNNAKKEIDTGPAGETKMLNDHIVLKFSPFQVSNEGVVTDSRTRLEWVSASSENMNWYEANQYVQSLSLAGGGWRLPTRVELRGLYETGKTGCGVGDKLVYKGGEWGKGARIRAWSSELYKDDSSSAWIFNFQSGSEGAYRCDETFPQYNGLYALAVRSQR from the coding sequence TTGATTTTATTTTCAGTTACTTTGATTTTAGTTTTTGTAAGTGTTGCCTGCGAGGCGGGCAAAAAAGGAACGAACATTGAAGGGAAGGTAGTTGACATCTACGGCAATCCGCTCTCTGGCGTAAAAGTAGTGGCTATACAGGAAGAGACTCTTAAGGGTTATGAGAAGTTTGAAACTAAGACTAAGGGCGATGGAACATTTGTATTTAAAGGTCTCTATCCTAAATCCACATATTACCTTTTACCCGAAGGTGGACAGTGTAATAATGCAAAAAAAGAGATAGACACCGGGCCTGCGGGTGAGACGAAGATGCTTAACGACCATATTGTATTAAAGTTCTCACCATTTCAAGTTTCTAATGAAGGTGTTGTAACCGATTCGAGAACCAGACTTGAATGGGTTTCTGCATCCAGCGAAAATATGAATTGGTATGAGGCGAATCAGTATGTTCAAAGCCTGAGCCTTGCCGGAGGAGGTTGGAGGCTTCCGACACGAGTTGAACTCAGAGGATTATATGAGACAGGTAAAACCGGCTGTGGCGTTGGTGACAAACTTGTTTATAAGGGGGGCGAATGGGGGAAAGGGGCGAGAATTCGGGCATGGTCATCGGAGTTATATAAAGACGATTCATCATCAGCGTGGATTTTCAATTTCCAAAGCGGCAGCGAGGGAGCTTACAGATGCGATGAGACATTCCCCCAGTACAATGGCCTCTATGCTCTGGCAGTGCGTTCCCAAAGGTGA
- a CDS encoding type II toxin-antitoxin system HicB family antitoxin, translating into METIKFVYWQDSNVWLGHLEEYPDYMTQGETLDELKENLKDLHKELSSGVIPCVRKVAELEVA; encoded by the coding sequence ATGGAAACCATAAAGTTTGTATACTGGCAGGATAGCAATGTGTGGCTCGGGCATCTGGAAGAATATCCGGACTACATGACACAAGGCGAAACATTAGATGAGCTGAAAGAAAATCTAAAAGACTTGCATAAAGAACTATCAAGCGGTGTAATCCCTTGTGTTCGTAAGGTTGCTGAACTGGAAGTAGCTTGA
- a CDS encoding TIGR00725 family protein yields the protein MMSKNLIAVIGGRHEGKPLLKEAEALGRLIAKKGFILITGGLSGVMRAVSKGAHSHGGITVGILPQEHKGSANEYVSIPIATGIGIARNAIIARTADAVIAIGGEYGTLSEIAFALQMGKPVIGIKTWDIKGVIKAKDAKEAVSNVMKLLS from the coding sequence ATGATGAGTAAAAATCTCATAGCAGTCATAGGTGGAAGACACGAGGGAAAGCCTCTTCTTAAGGAGGCAGAAGCACTGGGAAGGCTTATCGCCAAAAAAGGCTTCATCCTGATTACAGGAGGCTTAAGCGGAGTTATGCGAGCTGTCTCAAAAGGTGCACACTCTCATGGAGGAATTACAGTTGGAATACTTCCGCAGGAGCACAAAGGCTCTGCAAACGAATACGTCTCAATCCCCATTGCCACTGGCATTGGCATTGCAAGAAACGCAATCATAGCACGCACTGCAGATGCAGTCATAGCAATAGGAGGAGAATACGGAACGCTCTCTGAGATTGCATTTGCCCTTCAGATGGGAAAGCCTGTCATCGGGATAAAGACATGGGATATAAAAGGCGTCATAAAGGCAAAGGATGCAAAAGAGGCAGTCTCAAATGTAATGAAACTGCTCAGCTAA